A genomic region of Geothrix edaphica contains the following coding sequences:
- the hemW gene encoding radical SAM family heme chaperone HemW has product MTLRTAAHAEPLGLYLHVPFCLDRCTYCSFATTRDRSLQPETTARLIAQVRTWGAALERPAVDTLYLGGGTPSLLNPEELAALTGAIREAFDLRPLAEATFEANPGTVDLTWLQGARDLGWDRVSLGVQALDDGLLGRLGRIHGAAQALEALDLAQRAGFRRRSADLMVGIPGQSLSKVVEDARTLAATGIDHLSVYLLDLDKACPLRAEIDAGRLALPSEDDVADVFEALQEELPRLGLAPYEISNYARPGGESIHNTRYWERRPYLGLGPSAASQLADLRWTESSVIAAWADGRGEVDRQELGPAEALAEIPLLGLRLHRGVAWGALRRKAEALNLRPLADAWEARLRALAREGLTVWEGDHVRLSARGMLMSNGILQMFV; this is encoded by the coding sequence ATGACCCTCAGGACCGCCGCCCATGCGGAGCCCCTGGGTCTGTACCTGCATGTCCCCTTCTGCCTCGACCGCTGCACCTACTGCTCCTTCGCCACCACCCGCGACCGGAGCCTCCAGCCGGAGACCACCGCCCGCCTCATCGCCCAGGTGCGGACCTGGGGTGCCGCCCTGGAGCGGCCCGCGGTGGACACGCTCTACCTGGGGGGCGGGACGCCCTCCCTGCTGAACCCGGAGGAACTGGCGGCCCTCACGGGGGCCATTCGCGAAGCCTTCGACCTCCGCCCCCTCGCGGAAGCCACCTTCGAGGCCAACCCGGGCACCGTGGACCTGACCTGGCTCCAGGGCGCCCGGGACCTGGGCTGGGACCGGGTCAGCCTCGGCGTGCAGGCTCTGGACGACGGCCTGCTCGGGCGGCTGGGCCGCATCCACGGTGCCGCCCAGGCCCTGGAGGCCCTGGACCTGGCGCAGCGGGCCGGCTTCCGCCGCCGCAGCGCGGACCTCATGGTGGGCATCCCTGGACAATCGCTGTCCAAGGTGGTCGAGGATGCCCGGACTCTCGCCGCCACGGGCATCGATCACCTGAGCGTCTACCTCCTGGACCTGGATAAGGCCTGCCCCCTCCGCGCCGAGATCGACGCGGGCCGCCTGGCGCTGCCCTCCGAGGACGACGTCGCCGACGTGTTCGAAGCCCTCCAGGAGGAACTGCCGCGCCTCGGCCTGGCACCCTACGAGATCAGCAACTACGCCCGGCCCGGCGGGGAATCCATCCACAACACCCGCTACTGGGAGCGCCGCCCCTACCTCGGCCTGGGCCCCAGCGCCGCCTCCCAGCTGGCGGACCTGCGGTGGACCGAAAGCAGTGTCATCGCGGCCTGGGCTGATGGGCGTGGCGAGGTGGACCGCCAGGAGCTGGGCCCGGCGGAAGCCCTGGCTGAGATCCCCCTGCTGGGCCTGCGCCTGCACCGCGGCGTGGCTTGGGGCGCCCTCCGGAGGAAGGCGGAGGCATTGAACCTGCGGCCCCTGGCGGATGCGTGGGAGGCGCGCCTCCGCGCTCTCGCGAGGGAAGGCCTCACGGTCTGGGAGGGCGACCACGTGCGCCTCAGCGCCCGGGGCATGCTCATGAGCAACGGGATCCTGCAGATGTTCGTATGA
- a CDS encoding DMT family transporter, translating into MTYLGESAALLTSLCWSLNSVCFTVAGRRVGSASVNLLRLLMAWGLLVLLHLALYGQAFPMQAGAARLGWLGASGLIGFALGDAVLFEAFVLIGARLAMLLMTLSPIFSALLAWLFLGQSMGPAKVLAMAVTLGGIAWVVWGGGDQEAHPHLWRGVLLGVGGALGQSVGLVFSMKGLAGGFPPISANLIRVTAGLGALLLYFSATGRLRGTLGGLRDGRATAFIGLGAATGPVLGVVLSLVAIAKAPMGVAATLMSLSPVILLPVSHFVFREKLGGHAILGTLLALAGAAALFFV; encoded by the coding sequence ATGACGTATCTCGGCGAAAGCGCCGCCCTCCTCACCTCGCTCTGCTGGTCCCTGAACTCCGTGTGCTTCACGGTGGCCGGCCGGCGCGTGGGGTCGGCCTCCGTCAACCTCCTGCGGCTGCTCATGGCCTGGGGGCTGCTGGTCCTGCTGCACCTCGCCCTCTATGGCCAGGCCTTCCCAATGCAAGCCGGGGCCGCGCGGCTCGGCTGGCTGGGCGCCTCGGGCCTCATCGGCTTCGCCCTGGGCGACGCAGTGCTGTTCGAGGCCTTCGTGCTCATCGGGGCGCGGCTCGCCATGCTGCTGATGACCCTCTCGCCCATCTTCAGCGCGCTCCTGGCCTGGCTGTTCCTGGGCCAGAGCATGGGCCCCGCCAAGGTCCTGGCCATGGCCGTCACCCTGGGCGGCATCGCCTGGGTGGTGTGGGGCGGCGGGGATCAGGAGGCCCACCCCCATCTCTGGCGCGGCGTCCTGCTGGGCGTGGGCGGCGCCCTGGGGCAGTCCGTGGGGCTCGTGTTCAGCATGAAGGGCCTGGCGGGAGGATTCCCGCCCATCTCGGCCAATCTCATCCGCGTGACGGCGGGCCTGGGGGCGCTGCTCCTCTACTTCAGCGCCACGGGCCGGCTGCGCGGCACCCTGGGCGGCCTGCGGGACGGCCGGGCCACGGCCTTCATCGGCCTCGGGGCCGCCACGGGCCCCGTGCTGGGCGTGGTGCTGTCCCTGGTCGCCATCGCCAAGGCCCCCATGGGGGTGGCCGCCACGCTCATGTCCCTGTCGCCGGTCATCCTGCTGCCCGTCTCCCACTTCGTCTTCAGGGAGAAGCTCGGCGGCCATGCGATCCTGGGCACGCTGCTGGCCCTGGCGGGTGCGGCGGCCCTGTTCTTCGTGTAA
- the pip gene encoding prolyl aminopeptidase yields MSLRKDPVSWLYPTLEPYSTLRLKVSGLHELHVEESGNPSGKPVIFLHGGPGGGTSPKHRRYFDPEIYRIILFDQRGCGRSTPYAEVRENGTWDLVADIERIRTELGIDRWMVFGGSWGATLGLAYAETHPERVTELILRGIFLLRQREVDWLYQEGASRIFPDAWEPYRDAIPEAERGDFLQAYAKRLLSEDPAVNLPAAKAWSIWEGATSKLIPDPDFIASYGDEATTLAFARIECSYFLNRGWMDEAQLLRDAGKLKGIPGTIVQGRYDMVCPIESAWALSKVWPEADLVIVPDAGHSAYEPGISRALVAATDRFAG; encoded by the coding sequence ATGTCCCTGCGCAAGGATCCCGTCAGCTGGCTCTACCCGACCCTCGAGCCATACAGCACCCTGCGCCTGAAGGTGTCAGGCCTCCATGAGCTGCACGTGGAGGAGAGCGGCAACCCCAGCGGCAAGCCGGTCATCTTCCTCCACGGGGGGCCCGGCGGCGGCACCAGCCCCAAGCACCGGCGCTACTTCGACCCGGAGATCTACCGCATCATCCTCTTCGACCAGCGGGGCTGCGGCCGGAGCACGCCCTACGCCGAGGTGCGCGAGAACGGCACCTGGGACCTGGTGGCCGACATCGAGCGCATCCGCACGGAGCTGGGCATCGACCGCTGGATGGTCTTCGGCGGCTCCTGGGGCGCCACCCTGGGGCTGGCCTACGCGGAGACGCACCCCGAGCGCGTGACCGAGCTGATCCTCCGCGGCATCTTCCTGCTGCGCCAGCGCGAGGTGGACTGGCTCTACCAGGAGGGCGCCAGCCGCATCTTCCCCGACGCCTGGGAGCCCTACCGCGACGCCATCCCCGAAGCCGAGCGCGGCGACTTCCTCCAGGCCTATGCGAAGCGCCTGCTGAGCGAGGACCCGGCCGTGAACCTGCCCGCTGCGAAAGCCTGGAGCATCTGGGAGGGCGCCACCAGCAAGCTCATCCCCGATCCCGACTTCATCGCCTCCTACGGCGACGAGGCCACGACGCTCGCCTTCGCCCGCATCGAGTGCAGCTACTTCCTCAACAGGGGCTGGATGGACGAGGCCCAGCTCCTGCGCGACGCGGGAAAGCTGAAGGGCATCCCCGGCACCATCGTCCAGGGCCGCTACGACATGGTCTGCCCCATCGAGAGTGCCTGGGCCCTGTCGAAGGTCTGGCCCGAAGCCGACCTCGTCATCGTCCCCGACGCCGGCCACAGCGCCTACGAGCCCGGCATCTCCAGGGCCCTGGTGGCGGCCACGGACCGCTTCGCGGGCTGA
- a CDS encoding DedA family protein: protein MLQKILAPVIAWMLMVMAAMGPLGVMLLMAIESACIPLPSEVIMPFAGYLAYKGQMTLFGLGAGHPVAQIWIAGVFGALGCNLGSIPAYEVGAWGGRRAVEKYGRYIWLHTGHLDQAHRFFERFGTWAIFIGRLLPVVRTFIALPAGIARMNRTRFHLYTFAGSLPWCLALAWVGYKLGEKWNTLGQYFHKLDAVIGVLIVAGAAWFVYDHFKNRTKG from the coding sequence ATGCTGCAGAAGATCCTCGCCCCCGTCATCGCCTGGATGCTGATGGTCATGGCCGCCATGGGGCCCCTGGGCGTCATGCTGCTCATGGCCATCGAGAGCGCCTGCATTCCGCTGCCCAGCGAGGTCATCATGCCCTTCGCGGGGTACCTGGCCTACAAGGGGCAGATGACCCTGTTCGGCCTGGGGGCCGGCCACCCCGTGGCGCAGATCTGGATCGCGGGCGTCTTCGGGGCCCTGGGCTGCAACCTGGGCAGCATCCCGGCCTATGAGGTCGGCGCCTGGGGCGGCCGCCGCGCCGTGGAGAAGTACGGCCGCTACATCTGGCTGCACACGGGCCACCTGGACCAGGCCCACCGCTTCTTCGAGCGCTTCGGGACCTGGGCCATCTTCATCGGCCGCCTGCTGCCCGTGGTGCGCACCTTCATCGCCCTGCCCGCCGGCATCGCGCGCATGAACCGCACCCGCTTCCACCTCTACACCTTCGCCGGGAGCCTCCCCTGGTGCCTGGCCCTGGCCTGGGTCGGCTACAAGCTCGGCGAGAAGTGGAACACCCTCGGCCAGTACTTCCACAAGCTCGATGCCGTCATCGGCGTGTTGATCGTGGCCGGTGCCGCGTGGTTCGTGTACGACCACTTCAAGAACCGGACGAAGGGCTGA
- the smpB gene encoding SsrA-binding protein SmpB, translated as MGEDLVRNRKALHNYHVLETWEAGIALQGTEVKALRAGLGQLQDAYVDAVAGELWLKQAHISPYEFGTYANHDPLRPRKLLLHKAEITKMTAKVVRKGLTIIPLAIYLNEQGKIKVKVALAEGKAVGDKREALKQREQKREMDRIRKGARE; from the coding sequence ATGGGTGAAGATCTCGTCCGCAACCGCAAGGCCCTGCACAACTACCACGTCCTCGAGACCTGGGAGGCGGGGATCGCCCTCCAGGGCACCGAGGTGAAGGCCCTGCGGGCGGGCCTGGGGCAATTGCAGGATGCCTACGTGGATGCCGTGGCCGGGGAGCTGTGGCTCAAGCAGGCCCACATCTCTCCCTATGAGTTCGGCACCTACGCCAACCACGACCCCCTGCGGCCCCGCAAGCTGCTGCTGCACAAGGCCGAGATCACCAAGATGACCGCCAAGGTGGTGCGCAAGGGCCTCACCATCATCCCCCTGGCCATCTACCTGAACGAGCAGGGGAAGATCAAGGTGAAGGTCGCCCTGGCCGAGGGCAAGGCCGTGGGTGACAAGCGCGAGGCCCTCAAGCAGCGCGAGCAGAAGCGAGAGATGGACCGCATCCGCAAGGGCGCGCGGGAGTAG
- a CDS encoding riboflavin synthase, translating into MFTGLIRFLGTLESRSTRPGGARLRIAAPADLLARAEQGASIAVNGACLTSVAADGRAWEADLSDETLQKTTLGRLPLGATLHLEPALRVGDPLDGHLVSGHVDGVGRLLERPQDEGIWRFAMPSELAPMTAAKGSVAVDGISLTVVDCGTDWFTVALIPETVRHTALKGLRPGDPVNLEADPIGRFVARALALRASDEKLARFAQGGWNG; encoded by the coding sequence ATGTTCACCGGACTGATCAGATTTCTCGGCACCCTTGAATCCCGCTCGACCCGGCCCGGCGGGGCACGGCTCCGCATCGCCGCCCCGGCGGATCTGCTGGCCCGGGCCGAGCAGGGCGCCAGCATCGCCGTGAACGGCGCCTGCCTCACGAGCGTGGCCGCGGATGGCCGGGCCTGGGAGGCGGACCTCAGTGACGAGACCCTGCAGAAGACCACCCTGGGCCGCCTGCCCCTGGGCGCGACCCTGCACCTGGAGCCGGCCCTGCGCGTGGGCGATCCCCTGGATGGCCACCTGGTCTCCGGCCATGTGGACGGTGTCGGCCGGCTGCTGGAGCGGCCGCAGGACGAGGGCATCTGGCGCTTCGCCATGCCTTCGGAGCTCGCGCCCATGACCGCCGCCAAGGGCTCCGTGGCCGTGGATGGCATCTCCCTCACCGTGGTGGACTGCGGCACGGACTGGTTCACCGTGGCCCTCATCCCCGAGACCGTCAGGCACACTGCGCTGAAGGGCCTGCGCCCCGGCGACCCCGTGAACCTCGAGGCCGATCCCATCGGCCGCTTCGTGGCCCGGGCCCTGGCTCTGCGCGCCAGCGACGAGAAGCTCGCCCGCTTCGCCCAGGGCGGCTGGAACGGCTAG
- a CDS encoding amino acid permease, whose amino-acid sequence MSTRLFRTKSLEQLRASADEPEHQLKKNLTAFDLTMFGIGAIIGAGIFSSIGTAAAGNLAGGRLPAGPGLVLSILIVALICGFTALAYAELASMIPVSGSAYTYAYATLGELMAWIIGWDLLLEYAISNVAVAISWGDYARSFLSTVLHVDIPGWLGMDPRSALKLVEGAPAMELGAKLHALAQAKAGLANGAATFLNWEVVKAAPTVAGFPITINLLAVVITILITWLCYIGIKESARVNSVMVVIKVIILLAVVGLGIRFISPANWHPFVPHGWKGIQAGAAIIFFAFIGFDAVSTTAEECRNPGKDLPRGILGSLVICTVIYAAVALVVTGMLHYTKLGGIADPLAYIFTEHKMAGIAAVISFGAVIATTAALLVYQVGQPRIFLSMSRDGLLGSWFGKVHDRYKTPSHATVLTGFLVAIPAALLNIDEVVELANIGTLFAFVIVCLAVLILRQRRPEAPRKFIMPFAWIVAPLGILGCFWIARGLPALTWYRFFGWLGIGLVIYFFFGSRNSRLETPAAR is encoded by the coding sequence ATGTCGACCCGCCTCTTCCGCACGAAGTCCCTGGAACAGCTGCGCGCGAGCGCCGACGAGCCGGAGCACCAGCTCAAGAAGAACCTCACGGCCTTCGACCTCACCATGTTCGGCATCGGCGCCATCATCGGCGCGGGCATCTTCTCGAGCATCGGCACGGCGGCTGCGGGGAACCTGGCCGGCGGCCGGCTGCCCGCGGGCCCCGGCCTGGTGCTCAGCATCCTCATCGTGGCCCTCATCTGCGGCTTCACGGCCCTGGCCTACGCCGAGCTGGCCTCCATGATCCCCGTGTCCGGCAGCGCCTACACCTACGCCTACGCCACCCTGGGCGAGTTGATGGCCTGGATCATCGGCTGGGACCTGCTGCTGGAGTACGCCATCTCCAACGTGGCCGTGGCCATCTCCTGGGGCGACTACGCCCGCAGCTTCCTGTCCACGGTGCTGCACGTGGACATCCCGGGCTGGCTGGGGATGGACCCCCGCTCGGCCCTGAAGCTCGTGGAAGGCGCGCCGGCCATGGAGCTCGGCGCCAAGCTGCACGCCCTGGCCCAGGCCAAGGCCGGGCTCGCCAACGGCGCCGCCACCTTCCTCAACTGGGAGGTGGTGAAGGCCGCCCCCACCGTGGCCGGCTTCCCCATCACCATCAACCTCCTGGCCGTGGTGATCACCATCCTGATCACCTGGCTCTGCTACATCGGCATCAAGGAGAGCGCCCGCGTCAACAGCGTCATGGTGGTCATCAAGGTGATCATCCTGCTGGCGGTGGTGGGGCTCGGCATCCGGTTCATCAGTCCCGCGAACTGGCACCCCTTCGTGCCCCACGGCTGGAAGGGCATCCAGGCCGGCGCGGCCATCATCTTCTTCGCCTTCATCGGCTTCGATGCCGTGAGCACCACGGCGGAGGAGTGCCGCAACCCCGGGAAGGACCTTCCCCGGGGCATCCTGGGCTCCCTGGTGATCTGCACCGTCATCTACGCCGCCGTGGCCCTGGTGGTGACGGGCATGCTGCACTACACGAAGCTGGGGGGCATCGCGGATCCCCTGGCCTACATCTTCACCGAGCACAAGATGGCCGGCATCGCCGCCGTCATCAGCTTCGGCGCCGTCATCGCCACCACGGCCGCCCTCCTGGTCTACCAGGTGGGCCAGCCGCGCATCTTCCTCAGCATGAGCCGCGACGGTCTGCTGGGGTCCTGGTTCGGCAAGGTCCACGACCGCTACAAGACCCCCTCCCACGCCACGGTGCTCACGGGCTTCCTGGTGGCCATCCCCGCGGCCCTGCTCAACATCGACGAGGTGGTGGAGCTGGCCAACATCGGCACCCTCTTCGCCTTCGTCATCGTCTGCCTGGCGGTGCTGATCCTGCGGCAGCGGCGGCCCGAGGCCCCCCGGAAGTTCATCATGCCCTTCGCGTGGATCGTGGCGCCCCTGGGCATCCTGGGCTGCTTCTGGATCGCCCGGGGGCTCCCGGCCCTCACCTGGTACCGGTTCTTCGGCTGGCTGGGCATCGGGCTGGTGATCTACTTCTTCTTCGGCTCGCGGAACAGCCGCCTGGAGACGCCAGCCGCGCGATGA
- a CDS encoding DUF58 domain-containing protein, protein MQLWSDRRLRLSLTGLGVQCLLALLAVGAFSVNTGNNLLYLVFSLMLGLFLVSGVLSRRALQGLKVVGLEEGNLFARVRGGLRLRLQDGGRGRLRGLELHLTLDDSQVEPGFLGRTTRNGEALVVLHARAGHRGWTRARRLELRTRFPFGLVEKARFLDLDQELLILPHPRTPPAPPAGWRGEGHRTVTQEGTSSPEGARPWRAGDPPGRVHWKRTAQRSQLWVRTFQEERPQGLHLRLDLTAWAPGRPFERELERLSGAVLQARLQKRDVSLELHGAEAAREVRGHTPCWRALALVQAEGAGERPAPEPPLS, encoded by the coding sequence ATGCAACTGTGGAGCGACCGCCGCCTGCGCCTGTCCCTCACGGGCCTGGGTGTCCAGTGCCTGCTGGCCCTGCTGGCCGTGGGCGCCTTCTCCGTGAACACGGGCAACAACCTGCTCTACCTGGTGTTCTCGCTGATGCTGGGGCTGTTCCTGGTGTCGGGCGTCCTCAGCCGCCGGGCCCTGCAGGGGCTGAAGGTGGTGGGCCTGGAGGAGGGCAACCTCTTCGCCCGGGTGCGGGGCGGGCTCAGGCTCCGTCTCCAGGACGGGGGCCGGGGGCGGCTCCGGGGCCTGGAGCTGCACCTCACGCTCGACGACAGCCAGGTGGAGCCGGGCTTCCTGGGCCGGACCACCCGGAATGGCGAGGCCCTGGTGGTCCTCCACGCCCGGGCCGGGCATCGTGGCTGGACCCGGGCCCGGCGCCTGGAGCTCCGCACGCGCTTTCCCTTCGGCCTGGTGGAGAAGGCCCGCTTCCTCGACCTGGACCAGGAGCTGCTCATCCTGCCCCACCCCCGCACGCCGCCGGCCCCGCCTGCGGGCTGGCGGGGCGAGGGCCACCGCACCGTGACCCAGGAGGGGACCAGCAGCCCTGAGGGGGCGCGGCCCTGGCGGGCGGGGGATCCTCCCGGCCGGGTCCACTGGAAGCGCACGGCCCAGCGCAGCCAGCTCTGGGTGCGGACCTTCCAGGAAGAGCGGCCCCAAGGCCTGCATCTGAGGCTCGACCTCACCGCCTGGGCCCCGGGCCGCCCCTTCGAACGGGAGCTGGAGCGGCTCTCCGGGGCGGTGCTCCAGGCCCGGCTGCAGAAGCGGGACGTCAGCCTGGAGCTGCATGGCGCCGAGGCGGCCCGCGAGGTGCGGGGGCACACCCCCTGCTGGCGGGCCCTGGCCCTGGTCCAGGCGGAAGGTGCCGGGGAGCGGCCCGCCCCGGAACCTCCGTTAAGCTGA
- a CDS encoding cytidine deaminase — translation MFDDPQSPAWTPLLEAAWRARANAHAPYSHFQVGAALLTTSGAIVPGCNVENAAYPVTLCAERGALSAAVAAGLRPGDLVAAVVVTDVAALTPPCGACRQALAEFAEGLPVLLANRSTRELHRLEELLPHSFTGRNFL, via the coding sequence GTGTTCGACGATCCCCAATCCCCCGCCTGGACGCCCCTGCTGGAGGCGGCCTGGAGGGCCCGTGCGAACGCCCACGCCCCCTATTCCCACTTCCAGGTCGGCGCCGCGCTGCTCACGACGTCGGGCGCCATCGTGCCCGGCTGCAACGTGGAGAATGCCGCCTATCCCGTGACCCTCTGCGCCGAACGGGGGGCCCTCAGCGCGGCCGTGGCCGCCGGGTTGCGCCCCGGGGACCTGGTGGCCGCCGTGGTGGTGACCGATGTGGCGGCGCTGACCCCGCCCTGCGGCGCCTGCCGGCAGGCCCTGGCCGAATTCGCCGAGGGGCTGCCGGTGCTCCTCGCCAACCGCAGCACCCGGGAGCTCCACCGCCTGGAGGAGTTGCTGCCCCACAGCTTCACGGGCCGCAACTTCCTGTAA
- a CDS encoding tetratricopeptide repeat protein: protein MAIDRVKVKKEADKLLTSGKVERAIEEFLKLVEDNPKDYSTLNQIGDLYVQIGRTREGVEIHKRLGSAYERDGFHARAAAIFQKVVRNAPEDIDAAQRLADLYRQMNKVTDAVKVHLQVAEHFQKKGLIKRALEEFNKVVDLDPKNLKMKVKLADLYNKEGMKDRAAGIYLEVAESLAMEQMHGEANQILERAKAMISTPHVFLTQSRLGVIQGDYATAAQHLREGLAKNPRDMDLLEALGEIELRSGHPDRALEALGEIAQIPEKSLPLAEKALRNLVNADRAEEGLRLFAPIARELARRGSGDTVGRSLRSALQNHMSVESWTLLAEISHQSGNRPDQIHALQSAYGLAHQANDQSLIGHLSGQLRALGAIPDASAPASAPPTGFSEGFQTPAILEGTQHGETELDPIRRLRMDQFSREAEALLRSGSTERAVETYKKALELDPSDLNLIEAIVAVHRTTGHLTKVQMQYVQSAQALVQLDRKREATHLLDMAEQLFPGSTRIHRRTLGLPEPGARPPAPAPAPPRPAAPPMAGAPIPLPEPPGEVEPLIALDLPAASAPPAMAPKPPAREAIPLGEGLPVLPDPFAPPAGLPPLPAEPAALDASDLSWMDDTLTDLASESVPFSAPTTPLPPMPTGILAPEVIEALPPLSVAGGPAPIPEELASLLGDIDFQLDYGSPEEAKAEIEAALKQFPAHPELEARLERAASALQKLGLTAKASALEEHDFANSFFDLTDVLGTALMDTGEDEEMHDATNVVEKIQSVDELFSAFREGVEKQVKGDDYDTHYNLGIAYKEMMLIDPAIEEFKIAMGDPERTLECCSMLSICEQARGDLKAAVDWLRQGIEAPGFPPEDSIGLRYDLAETYLLQGQTALAAAEFKAVHDMDPDYRDVAARLA from the coding sequence ATGGCCATTGATCGCGTCAAAGTCAAGAAGGAAGCCGACAAGCTCCTGACGTCGGGCAAGGTCGAGCGGGCCATCGAAGAGTTCCTCAAGCTCGTGGAGGACAACCCGAAGGACTACTCCACCCTGAACCAGATCGGCGACCTCTACGTGCAGATCGGACGGACCCGCGAGGGCGTGGAGATCCACAAGCGGCTTGGCAGCGCCTATGAACGGGACGGCTTCCACGCGCGCGCGGCCGCCATTTTCCAGAAGGTCGTGCGCAATGCGCCGGAGGACATCGACGCGGCCCAGCGCCTGGCGGACCTCTACCGCCAGATGAACAAGGTCACCGATGCGGTGAAGGTGCACCTGCAGGTGGCCGAGCACTTCCAGAAAAAGGGCCTCATCAAGCGGGCCCTGGAGGAGTTCAACAAGGTCGTCGACCTCGACCCCAAGAACCTGAAGATGAAGGTCAAGCTGGCGGACCTCTACAACAAGGAGGGGATGAAGGACCGCGCGGCGGGCATCTACCTCGAGGTGGCCGAGTCCCTGGCCATGGAGCAGATGCACGGCGAGGCCAACCAGATCCTCGAGCGCGCCAAGGCGATGATCTCCACGCCCCACGTCTTCCTCACCCAGAGCCGGCTGGGGGTGATCCAGGGCGACTACGCCACGGCGGCGCAGCACCTGCGCGAGGGGCTGGCCAAGAACCCGAGGGACATGGACCTGCTGGAGGCCCTGGGGGAGATCGAGCTCCGCAGCGGCCACCCCGACCGCGCCCTGGAGGCCCTGGGGGAGATCGCACAGATCCCCGAGAAGTCGCTTCCACTCGCCGAGAAGGCCCTCCGCAACCTGGTGAACGCCGACCGCGCCGAAGAGGGGCTCCGGCTGTTCGCGCCCATCGCCCGCGAGCTGGCCCGCCGGGGCTCCGGCGACACCGTGGGCCGGAGCCTCCGGTCGGCCCTGCAGAACCACATGAGCGTCGAGTCCTGGACCCTCCTGGCGGAGATCTCCCACCAGAGCGGCAACCGGCCCGACCAGATCCACGCCCTCCAGAGCGCCTATGGCCTGGCCCATCAGGCCAACGACCAGTCGCTGATCGGCCATCTCTCGGGCCAGCTGCGCGCCCTGGGCGCCATCCCCGATGCCTCGGCCCCGGCCAGCGCCCCCCCGACCGGATTCTCCGAGGGCTTCCAGACCCCCGCGATCCTGGAAGGCACCCAGCATGGGGAGACGGAGCTGGACCCCATCCGGCGGCTCCGCATGGACCAGTTCTCCCGCGAAGCCGAGGCCCTGCTCCGGAGCGGCAGCACCGAACGCGCCGTGGAGACCTACAAGAAGGCCCTGGAGCTGGATCCGTCCGACCTGAACCTCATCGAGGCCATCGTCGCCGTCCACCGCACGACGGGGCACCTCACCAAGGTCCAGATGCAGTACGTGCAGAGCGCCCAGGCCCTCGTCCAGCTGGACCGGAAGCGCGAGGCCACCCACCTGCTGGACATGGCGGAGCAGCTCTTCCCCGGGTCCACCCGCATCCACCGCCGGACCCTGGGCCTGCCCGAGCCCGGCGCCCGTCCCCCGGCCCCTGCGCCCGCCCCCCCGCGACCCGCCGCGCCGCCCATGGCCGGGGCTCCCATTCCCCTGCCGGAACCCCCCGGCGAGGTGGAACCGCTCATCGCGCTCGACCTCCCCGCCGCCAGCGCGCCTCCGGCCATGGCCCCCAAGCCCCCCGCGCGGGAGGCCATCCCCCTGGGCGAGGGCCTGCCCGTCCTGCCGGACCCCTTCGCGCCCCCCGCCGGCCTGCCGCCCCTCCCCGCGGAACCCGCGGCCCTGGATGCCTCCGACCTGAGCTGGATGGATGACACCCTGACGGACCTGGCTTCGGAGTCGGTGCCCTTCTCGGCCCCCACCACGCCGCTTCCCCCCATGCCCACGGGCATCCTGGCTCCGGAAGTCATCGAAGCCCTGCCTCCGCTCTCGGTGGCCGGCGGGCCCGCGCCCATCCCGGAGGAGTTGGCCAGCCTGCTTGGCGACATCGACTTCCAGCTGGACTACGGGAGCCCCGAGGAGGCCAAGGCCGAAATCGAGGCCGCCCTCAAGCAGTTCCCGGCGCATCCGGAGCTGGAGGCCCGCCTGGAACGCGCGGCCAGCGCCCTCCAGAAGCTCGGACTCACCGCGAAGGCCAGCGCCCTCGAGGAGCACGACTTCGCCAACTCCTTCTTCGACCTCACCGACGTGCTGGGCACCGCCCTCATGGACACGGGCGAGGATGAGGAGATGCACGACGCCACCAACGTGGTGGAGAAGATCCAGAGTGTCGACGAGCTGTTCAGCGCCTTCCGCGAGGGCGTGGAGAAGCAGGTCAAGGGCGACGACTACGACACCCATTACAACCTGGGCATCGCCTACAAGGAGATGATGCTCATCGATCCAGCCATCGAGGAGTTCAAGATCGCCATGGGCGACCCCGAGCGCACCCTGGAGTGCTGCTCCATGCTCAGCATCTGCGAGCAGGCCCGGGGCGACCTCAAGGCCGCCGTGGACTGGCTGCGCCAGGGCATCGAGGCCCCCGGCTTCCCGCCCGAGGACAGCATCGGCCTGCGCTACGACCTGGCCGAGACCTACCTCCTGCAGGGCCAGACCGCGCTCGCCGCCGCCGAGTTCAAGGCCGTCCACGACATGGACCCCGACTATCGCGATGTGGCCGCACGACTGGCCTGA